Part of the Diprion similis isolate iyDipSimi1 chromosome 10, iyDipSimi1.1, whole genome shotgun sequence genome, AAACTgaacaaaatttcagattcgaACGACTTCTAGATTCATATAGTAAGAGCAAGAACGATTGAAAGTTATTACTGACTTAAATTTGtcattaaaatataattctgCAATCGTATTACTCCAGGAAACACCAATAATGTAATGAAAATACGAGTAATCCGAAGTAATGGAACTTGATTTAAAATAACATTCTTTTATACAACTGACAAACTACTAAAATGCATTTTTAATAAGTTCAAATGGGCTCCACAgtctgaatcaaaagttaggaaacgaaaaaaatcacagtttgaaaaatttccagccATGTTATTGGCACCAACGATAGTCAAGATATATTGAACAAATGTTCTAAAAAACATCCCAGACGTCTTACAGTATAGAATAGTCATAACGCGTAAATCTAATTGCAACGAATTCCGTTGCACAGTACTTACACAAATCTACTTTTACCCACTCCGAGGACTaactatttgtaaaaaaatttccccctGCGATTTCTGGAAATTTCGATGGTGAACAAAATGAGCCGAAAAACTTTAGAACCAAACCAGAATCACCAAAGTTTAATAATTGTAATGGTCATAATCTTTTAATTATATCACTTTATTCCAAATTATCGATATCTCAGCTTTCCTCATTCAAAATTGCTCCCACCACATTGCAGAAATGTGATTCTATTTGTCTTCACTATCGTAGGGGCAAATAATATTGCTAGAGAAttttaaaacagttttttttctatcttttccCAACTTTTGATTCAGCCTGTAGGATCCACTTATTCCTGACGTTTTCCATTTGATTGCGAAAGGTGGCACCAGAGTCTGGAAAACCCAATCGAGCGCCAGGCGTGGAAAATCATGTGTATGGTTAGATTGATTCCTCGGGGCTTCAGAAGCGTTCAATTGGAGTAAAAAGCAAGACAACACGTTGGGCGGACTAGACCCGTTAAtgggattgtcactttgcaatgtgacatctggtgggaaaaaatcaaactaatgcaaccaggctGACAGCTGACTGTTCACCGTCTTTTTTCACGTTTGAATAATAGAacaggtatattattgattatgattAATTAACTTATGTGACACGAGTAATTTGTAAGAACAAAAATTACGATTTGCatccattaaaattaaaaactcaggttatgtggtgataaaatggcgccgacaaccaggctctgacgtcatgaggacattttccaaaaGTCTGCTACTACTTGCAGCGTGATCAGACCACTGAGTCGCGGGTAATAAGCAGGTAATGTAGGTATCGGCTGTTGATAGGCGGATCTTCGTATTCGAGCACGCGCCAAAACTTTGTATAATACGAACGGCCACGTGGCTCAAGCTGCAGCAAATCACGAGTTAATATGCGGTCACGTAGCGAAATTTCCTCATAGATCGCGTAACTCATCTGGTCACACGCCCCGATGAACGTAAGAGGACAATTAGACGAGAGTAATTCTCAGTATCGGGCATAATTGCAGTATACGTACGTTGTCAGTTGAAATCGGAATTTTTTACGGCTTGTGTTTTTCAGCGCTGCTTCCGAATTTTAAACTGAATTACCGTCCAAGCAAGAAGGTGAGTAGTTGAAGCTTCGGATATTTTCCGTCAGCGATAAGTGAAGATTCTTGCACGGAAAAAACTTTagtgaaaaactttgaaacttgtagtatttgaaatttttctttattaatcTTCTGCAAAGAGATACAATTCACGGAATTCAATCGAATTCTTTAGAGAAAGTATTTCGGGATTATCCTTTAATGGAGTTTCAGAGAATAACGCCCACCAAGAATATGAGAGGAATAATGAAACTGATAAACGCTGCTTCTTACAGGAAGTTATTCAttcttcgaaattcgaaatagcGGTCACTTcaaaataaacttttcaaatattccaaTTCTTTCTATTCGCATTGCAACTGTTATCAGTCTAAATAATCGTGAAATTAGCGTACGTGCTGCTGACTTTCTAAAATGCAGTTCGAATTTAGTTCGCGGTTTTGGATTCTGCTTACTTTTACGAATAGCAAGCGATTGAGATTGTTCCAAAATCTCTATAACTGTcgtgatttttcgaaatcagtTAACGAAATGTCACAAAAAAGACGATCTATGCGTCCACTAAATCGACTGCAAGTCGTCTGAATATTTAACAACGGTTAAATCAAAGGAGAGAAGATATCTAACGAAGTACCGAAAACATTGAAATGTGTTTCAGGGAATAATTATCAGGAGAAAATCATGGCTGACGAATGGGATAATAAAGGAAATCGCGTTGTTTTAGTAACAGGATTTGGCCCGTTCTCAGGACATCCGACAAACGCGAGCTGGGAAGCGGTTAAGGAACTTAAAAATTCGGATCTTGAGGATGCTTGCAACGTGACCATGATCACATTCGAGGTTCCAGTGGCTTATGAGTTTGTCTCAAATTTGATACCGAAGCTATGGATGGAGCACAAACCCATGGTAACCATTTGATCAGACATAGTGTAGTCTAATCTCTGCGGAGTTATTTGCATGGATATTTTGAAACTCTGACTGAATTCTATGCAGTAAAGTAGATAAACcgaatctttattttttcctttcaagaAACGAGTCGTCGGACAGAAGCTCGTTtggtttttggtttttaatCCTTTCGTCCGTTTGACCGATTGATTTACCTTATCTACTTTCGCTATTTTCCGCCGCAGCTTGTGGTGCATATTGGCGTTTCTGGAATGGCGAATTGCCTGGAATTGGAATGCCGAGCGCACGGAAGTGGCTACAATAAATTAGACGTGTTTCAAAGCCTTCCGGTTGCAGAAAACGAATTACTAGAAAACCCCGAAGAAGTTATAGAGACCGGTATAAACGTGAAGAGTATTTGCGACAAGCTGAATCGCCGCGATGATCCGGTATCTTCGAACGACGAGGGCTGCAGGGCCATTTTGTCAAAAGATGCAGGATTGTACCTCTGCGAATACATATTTCGCAAGTCGCTTGAGATACGATCCGACAAGACGATTTTCGTTCATGTACCCGACCTCAACGTCTACCCCGCAACCAAAAGCGCTAAGGGATTGTACCACGTGATAAGAATGGCTGTCGACGAACTTGACGCCGCTGAAAATTGATCTTATCtcagtaagaaaaagaaactaaaaataatcgagacgaagaaaaaaattggttttgcattgaatttaaaatactCTTTGAAAGAAGGAGATAGtagaaataatcgattaaaccCGACATGCACCACGTTGAAAATAAGATTCCAAGTATTATCCTCttgcatgtaaaaaaatattttttataacaatggTTGAt contains:
- the LOC124411257 gene encoding pyroglutamyl-peptidase 1; protein product: MADEWDNKGNRVVLVTGFGPFSGHPTNASWEAVKELKNSDLEDACNVTMITFEVPVAYEFVSNLIPKLWMEHKPMLVVHIGVSGMANCLELECRAHGSGYNKLDVFQSLPVAENELLENPEEVIETGINVKSICDKLNRRDDPVSSNDEGCRAILSKDAGLYLCEYIFRKSLEIRSDKTIFVHVPDLNVYPATKSAKGLYHVIRMAVDELDAAEN